Genomic window (Malania oleifera isolate guangnan ecotype guangnan unplaced genomic scaffold, ASM2987363v1 ctg168, whole genome shotgun sequence):
tgataatttgaaccactgagattaatcattctattAGTAGTTGCTTCCATAACTTAAACTGCCAACCTGACAATTTGTGAACCTGGCTTTAATACCACTTTGTtaggagagatatcaacaaataACCATAGCGGAATAATTCTTTTCCCTATATgtaagcaaatatagtgtatatCTAATTTTAtacgtgctgaaaataataagaaaaataatcaatcacaccaagccacaagaaaCACACTCAATTTTTTACTtggaaaacttccccagtgtgaggaagaaaaattaTGGGACCTAATTCAGTTGAAACCTctactatcaatcaaataatgggtacactaAGTTTTCTTTAATCTGAATTAGaggttacaaatatatctcatcaagatatcgaCAATCTTGGAAAATACAAAGAGGATTGGAGAGAATATAGCAAATTCGTGGTTACTGTTCACGGGTAAAAATCTTAACTTCCGAGCTCCAAATCCGATCTCAACCATTcaaattgtagctccttgagtcgtgaacatctcctccaaatttcagctcgatcaGACCACAAACGAAGTGAGATTAGAGTCTTGCTGAAATCTAaacagcatgagaaaaatcacgttttttttctttcttttgagaagtgacggctcccTTTCTCCCATCTCTTTTTATAATTTCCCTGTTTTCACACTAAAAGACATAtgtttgggcttttaataaagtCCAGGCTTTTCCCCGcttggaaggaaataacccaataCCCTGAACCCATCTTCCAGCGGTCAAGCACGTTGGCCGTAGAAGACACGTACTTCTCATCAGTCTTCTTTGAGAGGAGGCAAAATGTTAAGAAGGCAAACAAATGGAATTAAATCCACAACCTGGTTTTCTCAGCATTCATGGAGACAAACTTTCTTGAATGATTTTCCTGGAAAGTACATCAATCCATTTTCCACGCAAGATACCAAGGCATTGGTTCAGCTTGATATTGATTAGCCTGCCAGCTAAGCTTATTTAATCTCATCTGTTTCGCGTAATTGTATGCAGTAAGACTAATGCCTCTACCGATggctccttctcttcctcttcaaGCAGTCCTCTTCTTGCTTCTGCTGTTGCCATGCTTTGCCACTGCACAAGCCAATGGTACGGTAACCATCGGCTCGTCCCTCACTGCAACAGAAGAGGCCTCCGTTTGGCAGTCTCGATCTGGAAATTTTGCCTTTGGCTTTCGCCAACTTGATGACAATGAGGATATATTCTTGCTGTCCATATGGTTTGACAAGATACCTGAAAAAACAGTAGTCTGGTTTGCGAGGAAAGAGGATTATGTCCCTTCTCCGAGAGGGTCAAAAGTGGAGCTTACTTCTGACCGAGGACTGGTGCTCACCGGACCTCAGGGAGAAAATCTATGGAATTCTGATCCCATTATTACCAGGGTCTTGCGAGGTGTTATGAATGATACAGGGAACTTTGTTCTTGAAGATGGAAGTTCTGAAAGACTATGGGAAAGCTTCAAGCATCCTACTGATACTCTCCTACCTGGACAGGCAATGGAAAGGGATGATCGACTTTATTCAAGGAAAACTGAGACCAACTTTTCCCAAGGAAGGTTTCGACTTCGCTTGGGCAGCGACGATGGTGATCTCGCGCTTGCAACCTTAAATGTTCCCACTGAGTCTGTCAATGAACCTTACTATCTCAGTGGCACAAAAGACGAACAGAATTCATCAAATTCTGGTAACAGAGTGGTGTTTAATGAATCGGGCTACTTGTTCATTTTGAGAAGGAATGGTGGAAGTTTTGATCTCACAACAGGGCAGGTTCCTTCATCTAGGGACTTTTATCACAGAGCAACTCTCAATTTTGATGGAGTCTTTACTCAATTCTATCGCCCTATGGCTTCCAATACGGGGAATCAAAGCTGGACTGCCCTCTGGTCCATACCGGACAATATTTGCATGAACAGCCAAGTAAGTGCAGGAAGTGGAGCGTGTGGGTACAACAGAATCTGCAGTCTTGGAATTGATCAGAGGCCAACTTGTGCATGCCCTCGAGGGTTTTCTGTCACCGATCCCGAGGATGAGTACAGAGGCTGCAAACCAGATTTCATGGAAGGCTGCATAGAAGGGGCTAGCTCTGCAGAAAATCTTTACAGCATGGACACCATAACGGATATCGATTGGCCTACCTCGGATTATGAGCTCTTATCTCCTTATAATGAACAACAGTGTAAAGAATCCTGCTTGCAGGATTGCATGTGTGCTGTTGTCATTTTGAGAGACAATAGATGCTGGAAGAAGAAGCTACCGCTTTCGAATGGGAGATCAAACAGGAGTGTCAATGGAAAGGCTTTCATCAAATTCAAGAAAGAGAATTCTCCGACACAAAATCCGCAACCTTCAGCTCCAAACAGAAAAAACCAGAACGGTTTGATCCTAGCAATATCAGTGCTCCTGGGCAGTTCTGTGCTCATCAACTTTGTATTGATGGGAGcaatttttttggggtttttcttCATCTACCACAAGAAAGTAACAAGAACTCCCCAAAGTGACTCAGGTATTGAGAAAACTTTACACAATTTTACTTACAAAGAGCTTGTAGATGGCACAGACGGGTTCAAAGAAGAATTGGGAAGAGGGGCTTTTGGCATTGTTTACAGAGGGGTTGTAGAACTTGGCTCTAGCACTCTTGTTGCAGTCAAGAAATTAGACAGAGTGGTTCAAGAACGGGACAAGGAGTTCAAAACTGAAGTGAACATTATCGGCCAGACTCATCATAAGAACTTGGTGAGGTTGATTGGATTTTGCGATGAAGGACTTTACCGGTTGTTGGTATATGAATTTATGAGCAACGGAACTCTTGCAAGCTCCCTCTTTGGGGAATTGAAGCTCACTTGGCATCAAAGGACCCAAATTGCGTGCGGCATTGCAAGAGGACTAGTTTACTTGCATGAAGAGTGCAGTACCCAGATCATCCATTGTGATATAAAGCCTCAGAACATACTCCTCGATGACTGGTACAATGCTCGTATTTCGGACTTTGGATTGGCAAAGCTTCTTTACGTGGATCAGAACCAAACCTACACTGCCATTAGAGGAACAAAAGGGTATGTTGCTCCTGAGTGGTTCAGGAACATGCCCATCACTGTGAAGGTGGATGTGTACAGCTTTGGGGTTTTGCTGCTGGAAATTATATGCTGTCGAAGAAGCGTCGATATGGAGATTGGTGGAGAAGAGAGAGCGATTCTGACCGACTGGGCTTATGACTGCTACTCGGAGGGTACATTAGAAGCTCTGGTTGAAAATGATGAGGCCGCCATCAATGACAGGAGGATGCTGGAGAGGCTAGTGATGGTTTCCATTTGGTGCATTCAGGAAGACCCATCTCTGAGACCCACCATGAAGAGAGTTCTGCTCATGCTTGAAGGAATTGTTGAGGCTCCTTCACCCCCATGTCCATTTCCATATAGTTACAAGAATTAGAACATgctagccccccccccccccccccccccccccctccccttctTGTTCTTTGTGTCAAAAGGAATGGGAGTGATCTCATCATCTTAACAAATGCTTTATAACCACATGTTTTGGTATGCGGAAATAGAATAGAATCGATAGGATATTCCTAGACCATTCCTTCTGCAAATCAAATGTGATTTGCTCATTTATCAATGGTCTTGTTGCAACACCCAGTTGTCTTTGTATCTGCTATAAGATCACAAACCAGTTTATCAATTTTTTGTTGGTCCGAGGGAGAGGATTCTTTACAAATCAAATGGGAGGAGTACGGAAATGACATTTCTTATTTAATGTAAAAGTTAGGCTACGCAGTGGTTATGGATACTTTTTTTCACCTGCAAAATTTGCCTTCAACCATCTGCCTCACCGTGAAAACTCCAAATCCCCGTAGGCACGACGCCCCGACTCTACATCTTGAGGACCTTGAGTGCTCTCGCCCTCCACGCGGAACCTTCCCTTGAACATATTTTTACAGTAGAGAGGTGAATTCTTAGACCAAATAATTGAAGGAAAGAAACTTGACAATGTTATGTCTCTTGGTATCAAGAAGGCCAATGAGAAGAAGACATGACTAATAAATATGCATGCGTAATGAGAGGTTGAACAACTGACTAATGGTGGGAAATCCTTGACTTTTAAGCCGTCCCTGCATGAATTCAATTCAATATACCTGCCAATTACAATGTTTTCtacctttgttttttttttggttttttgggttaTTTCTTGCTTCTGTTTGGTTGGCTTTCCAATTCTTGAGGACTTTTCTAAAAACTATTTGTGGAATCTTAGTGTTCAGGTTTGACTTTAAAAGGACCAAATCCAAAGTACCATTTGCCTTCATAGGAGCACAAGGAACGAGCAAaacaggaaaagaaaaaagagaggaaaagaaaacaaaatgagtgggagaggaaagaaagaaagaagaagaaaatttggACCTAAATTTGGTAAATTTGCAGAAATTTCGGATTCTTGAGGGTTCAAAACGAAATTGGGTTTTAAATTTAGTTTTGCAAAAGAAACtccaaaattttcatatatttatatgtgtgtgCGCGTTTCATATATAAACCACTCATCACCTATTCTGACCcagtagaaaaaaaatataaaccagGGAGGCTGTGGGAGACTGGTAGTTCTAATCAGTAGCCATTGACAGGAAGGAAAAGTCAATGAAGACAAGCACGTAGAACTTAGGGGCCAACACATAAATTTCTGTAGAATGATTTTCATGGACGCCACCAATCCATTTTCCACAACTTACAGCACTGATTAATTCAGTTTCAGAgtatggtaccgtaactattatTTTAAATTAGTGCCAGcgcacgtctcagatagagtgttggtgattggatagtcgattgagctcagagaagagtagtgtgcccTCCTAGTAGTTTGGATCAGGTTTGGCagaccaatcgtacttacagacgaaTCAGtttttgtaagaactcgaaccgtgagaAATGGAATTCTGcggacttcgttgacgaaactgtaattcgtcgacgaaggtagaaggcttttcattgacgaaattcagagtttcgtcgacgaggagaagccgagaggtctgggaAATTGGAAATATCAGACTTTGgtgacgaggccaccgattcttCGACGAATTCTgtgaaggattcgttgacgaaggtaccatttcgtcgacgaaattgggccaggtcaagggctataaaaggaaatttcctttacttcttaattaagttacttcaagtttatctctctctctctaaactctctctactctctccttctctctagaattcttcaccGATCTTTGctagaatcgggaaacggaagttaccacgaggatcatggaaggattctttacaacttctgcggatcggaatctcgtttcggaggttttcaagttttggcaaaaaatcgagataaggctcggttttcaattctgatatggtagttttgtagatatcagtcttgtgagtattttttgtactgtgatttatagtttttggaacttggttcgctatttaggagccttggagttcgggatttgctttcgaggttaaggtaaggggaaactgtgttatattggttatttttgaaatcagacttggtggaactgtggtctagggtcctatgtgtgttttggctattcatttttgggggggggggatctaacggggaaaactatgggtttttcattattgcagttttaggaaaaagggggcgacgagctgaatcccaggttttgttgaaaaccgaatatatatgtgatttatactgtgatattgggatagccgtgtcttgactttgtttaaactgtatttttttggaaaaccatgatttagattaccaaatgagtgtggtttgtttggttatatgagcatgcatgtgtgtgtgatatgcggaattgcTGATGGGACCGCGATTCTAATGATTCCAGGGActgagagtgaccggctctatatccgaggacgtgtgtttatcgcctgccatgtaggtaAGAGTAATCGGCTCTATATTCAAGGGTGTGAGCCTTTCCAgcagatcaggctgaagggtgtggatccaccagttagcgccggtacgatgccatgggagtcgaggactagccatgtgccggtggtgccatGCTTCAcgagttggctatgggccaacgacGGAATGTCGGATCGGCTTCGAGCttatgggtgtgacgacactaggttactgatcatgtgtgtgtattgtgacgaggctgcgtataaatggctgtcGTATATGTGCGTgaatgcactgtgtaaattagtactggatttgcatttaactgcattcatgttgcatcatgataacactcaaatgccacacaccgatatatcctgtgttcttccttactgagaggtgtctcacccttactgtacgtacatttttacaggtccttcgagtaaccagaactagcgtcctggtgtagggagtgtagtgggccggtgtactgtgttagcgcttgggtaagtgttagacTGTAGTTATATTGGGTTgccattttgtgttgtatttgggcacccagttcgTACGTTTGGATAGAGCTGTGTTTGGCTTGtatataaactctggtatggtactgcatatgttgatataaatGACtttttttccgctacgtatatgtttgtgattggatgtgtttagggtgcctgggaaccccacggggtcggaccctcatccagtgtactatatctgtgatgatttgtatgatacagggacatgttaggttacatttttACCTCTaagtcccatttcggggttcggggcgtgacaacttagtattagagctaaccaggttactagatcttgtagacttggttaggcttagttatgagtacataccagagtataggatgtggatataaGGACTAATCTCATGACTAGGAAACATCACCGTTAATGGATTTACTGTAgttttctgaaaccatcgactgaatcagaaaatcacagaagttcgccaagggatttctgcttCCAAACTATAAGACAAAATCTTATACTTCCATACActatacctacttctcaacacctaatctaacctatccatctagcatccttatcctaactatttcctgtactttggtataaatcatctttaacctaatactctaacatttccatatccaggcgatgtgaaattaatcacacttctggctagacattgctctgataccatctgtaacgtcCCGAACACTTAAACCCGGGTCTggcgcattatacctgataaaatccctgataatccataattaacatatacgcagcggaaaacataaatataatctcctaattataataccaaagttttctaaaatctatctataatccataataaattatctaccacctacatttccataaatacataactcccaaaacaattcaatattttcacaatcattccttacttaatagccttaaaacataaagatataaaacataaatatttacattccccaaaattaacatagaaatataccttttctttttctatttcccaataatgctataaaacctcgagctctcaaagctcgacctcaaggatgtcctgaaaaagaaatacatttatattcaggtgagacacatctcagtaagggaataaacaatatattaaactcaacgtgtgaccatcatgagattatacatatcattttataatatttgcaaatcattaacataatattgaaagtcattttctgaacctaacaatcacatgcaaaggtttaccaacaagattacccaaggatatgggtgattacatatccatacaagtagcacccctctactttgataaTTAGGTAACctgaaggtcacaactgaagcatactagagcactcaccttactcagtaagctttcaagtgttaacttgatctcgtactcacgcattcaacaacagtttaccggcaaatgccctaaggatagggaattctacccatccatacaagtagttccctctgctctagtgcgttatacagctactaccacatctgaagctactagtgcactcgtcttactcagcaagccctcaggcgaagagtatgcctcgctcAATCATagcatgttttacatacatatatacttctaatatcataatacatcattctttccatcgttattcaatcatttacattctttcatgttcataacatttccttgtgtttcactttaagtgactctttcccatttatatcattcacatttcacatttcatttcattgaattgtcattcattgtcatttcatttcataacatttttatttcattcctttgtactacagtcgctctttagccatcattagttagtctacatagaaatgcgctaaaatttgctacagttagtcctatagaaatgcgttagaatctgctgACCTAGCTTTCAACTGTCGTAcctttatatggttgcatttaacatacacaggcaacattatccatatcatattttattctcattgctttacttacttagcctacatcttatacatttaacatataatttgtacagattctcatgccacacaatctaATAGTAACATTCacacatatttctcataaaataagccaactcacatttaacatttatatactcaaaatacacttcatttcttacattaTTCCTTAGAAAATTCGTTTCGCTTTCGttcatttactttcacacatacataactatataaacaaccctaggctcagaaaacatgaatttcatggttagcattttaaacccacataaacacatatatacataaataacacatgatcttttttaattcatgaaaaacctgatttaatatataaatttccctcttacctgatttcttgaattatgccgatagggactccaaaaaaaatacttgcggcgctctCCCGGACCCTGtataaaaaattctagttccatgtaattaatcctgaataaaatattattttaatatttcctaaacccataaattctaaataaataaatatacccttaaatagagccaaattaccaaattttccaaatcccactctcgctttggagtggggcctaaaaaccccaattgaaaatttatccacgtcaaaatgacggcaatcgcaactaggaccatgtggtggtacccgatcatcgatttaacagcatattaacagcgaaattgggaaaatgagaaaaaattacctttccccaggagcagtacctaagtcattcccatgaaaaatttgctcAAGTAGAAATGTCAACAGTGGAACCAAGAATCCAACAGCACCTTTTGTTTCCCGATCTGACTCAAACTCGTTTAGAAATTGTGAGAATAAGAGAAACGAAGATGGAGGTGGCTGTGGCGCAGGAAAAATATtcaagggggggggggtttggcTGCCTCtatgcaattaaaaaaatttgacttcttctttttcttctttcttcttttactttatatatatatatatatctcttatttcaattagttttttttaaatccaatgtaaaaatatttaatttaataactaattatttaattatttaattaatcttaattttatttaatttctttaattttatttttttcccacgccattccttttatttatttatttgttattttatctatttttttttatttcaatcattttaatttttcgggtctttacatgaTGTTTCCATGAGGATCAgaggaggattctctacaagttctacagatcagATTTTCGTTTTGGGTATTCTCaggttttggcccaaaatcgagacaaggctcggttttcagttctgattcggtagtcttgtaggtaacgGGGTTGTGAGTAACTTCTGTAATATGGTTTGTagattttggaactcggttcttgtttaggggccttggagtttgggatttgtcatttggggaaaggtgAGGGGATTCgatttatgtcggttatttttgaaattggactcggtagaactgtggttcgcggtcctgtgtgtgttttgattactcatttggggggatctaacgagtactttgggtttttcatgattacagttttgagaAAATGGGGCGACGGGTTACattcctggttttgttgaaaaatcataaatatattgtgatatatattgtgttataggaatggccgtgccttgacttgtttaactgtatgtgtttggaaaaccatgattttagattaccaaatgggtgtggtttgtttggttttataagcatgcatagttgtattttgttgaaatgcaatgaAATATGAACTGGGTTCCGAGTTGTTCCAGGTATGAAAAAGTGTCcaactttatatccgagggtgtgtgaaatcgctggccatgtttggcaagagtgttcggctctatatccgagggcgtgagctataacatccttaaaattctcaccatttttttttatataataacaaattactccaATATTTGACTATAATGAGCACccctacgcagcggaaaacataaatcacagaaccacatatacatatatatacaataccagaattcagtattttcaaccatagctacaaaatacctctctctctctctagtgtcaactaccccaaaaatacaaaaccctataccaaacttaccctataactagggtgaccaagtgatctctatctgcaagcctgatttgctcgcctagttagctcacctgaaaaatgttaaagtaaaggggtgagtcaacgctcagtaagtggaaatatgctattactagtgtgtggcgaccgagtcataaaaattataacattaaaataaataaaactgcatgatctggaaaatctacaaaacacatgtatagtagcttataACATTTGCATCATCTGAACttttatcattcatactgctatatcatactatatacaaaaaATGcggtaaaactgtatacatataaaaaacTGTACTCTTTCCCTgtgactctgtatgtcatgatttgacccctcatgacaggattgtatgacccgtaggtgggacttaacctggttggccctctaggaaagtcactatactctacactatctcagtccggccaaactgtatactctcctaggtgcgggattggctgctacctcgtcaaaccagctccctcaacccagtgaaccaaggagctgcatactctccgagcacggttgacggtacccacacactatctgagatatgtggttgcactctatctgtattagcaacggtaccatactctataatctatatctgtactgaatctgtctgtaatctttccacagggatttgatactatatatatacatactatactctttatactgtgttggccttacaaggcttaaaatcttgttatcttgttttgatactaacaaacaagtgaaatttaatgtatttgtgtgagtaatgatatttcagggctcatatatgagaaattaaggtcaaagtgctcacaaggatcaaatgaagcttaaaagagtcaaagcatggatttaaagatgatatatgaaatcttgaagaatatgaggacatgaatgagttgttgaaagttaaggcatattaaattcaaaagaacccaagaaaggcaaagtgagaaagctaaaagaatatggaagcttgaagaaaagatggactcaatccaaagaaaaaacatgaagactcaagaacctaaaatgagaaaagttttagaagttttcatgtaagtactttaaatgtttaaaatatcgtttgaaatattttgaaactcctaggttaacttagacctagatactttttaaaatacctgaaaaatatttttataaggtcaaaaattattttaaaaaggttggagtcattttttggaatgaaaagcatcaaaaagagttttccatttgctgtcaatttttatacagctacattaaggtgaatttttctctattaaaaactATTAGTTTAAAAAGtgatcaacataaaagttgtagttttttctcttagctttcttttgacactaagaacacataatttggagttatatagaaaaagttatggccaaaacactgaaacggggtcaTTGCTGACAGAGAACAAGACAGAACAGGCATAGAGTTACagcagcaagttcagacgactgaacttgcgacttcagtcatctaaacctgCGACATCAGATGATTGAACCCTGATtttagacatctgaccctgtatgcagttctattttaaaggggtttaaggaacttcagatgactgaactcgaacctttaatcatctgaacactattcaacgggaaatttttttaaattctaatgttttaaatatagccgtttgagcttcgaattttctaaaattttgggaaactctctaagaaaacttttgctacatggaaacaagtttgaaagcctataaatacatggttttgcaaatcaaaactcatccatgaattgaaaaatctgcttgtaaagctgaaagcactcttgttcttcaaaagctttcttgctcacttattgaaaaattcttttgctgagaattctgaagtgctgatccttctttctctgagttcctactgctaatcctcttctaagaaggatattggtgaattctatacttgagtttcattgtatttcatattgatattttacattcaaagtatatagtgttgaaattgtactaatttgctctttgagagagtatacttgtacgcagatcttatcttgtgtttcttatagttctttgacgttctaagggttgtttggatcattggctacataaggaaatattgcttagcgaagcgggctctagcctatgcaaggagtgaccgaacgagggaatatcgtttggagaaggcgggacTCTAGCATTAACCAAGACagggtgttgtaatcggtatttcTTCCACTTGGTCAATGGAACTGAAACTTGTGAAtcttggtagtttgccaaaggtgaggagtaggctgggtataagccgaacctcgtaaaaaatctccag
Coding sequences:
- the LOC131147132 gene encoding G-type lectin S-receptor-like serine/threonine-protein kinase LECRK4; its protein translation is MPLPMAPSLPLQAVLFLLLLLPCFATAQANGTVTIGSSLTATEEASVWQSRSGNFAFGFRQLDDNEDIFLLSIWFDKIPEKTVVWFARKEDYVPSPRGSKVELTSDRGLVLTGPQGENLWNSDPIITRVLRGVMNDTGNFVLEDGSSERLWESFKHPTDTLLPGQAMERDDRLYSRKTETNFSQGRFRLRLGSDDGDLALATLNVPTESVNEPYYLSGTKDEQNSSNSGNRVVFNESGYLFILRRNGGSFDLTTGQVPSSRDFYHRATLNFDGVFTQFYRPMASNTGNQSWTALWSIPDNICMNSQVSAGSGACGYNRICSLGIDQRPTCACPRGFSVTDPEDEYRGCKPDFMEGCIEGASSAENLYSMDTITDIDWPTSDYELLSPYNEQQCKESCLQDCMCAVVILRDNRCWKKKLPLSNGRSNRSVNGKAFIKFKKENSPTQNPQPSAPNRKNQNGLILAISVLLGSSVLINFVLMGAIFLGFFFIYHKKVTRTPQSDSGIEKTLHNFTYKELVDGTDGFKEELGRGAFGIVYRGVVELGSSTLVAVKKLDRVVQERDKEFKTEVNIIGQTHHKNLVRLIGFCDEGLYRLLVYEFMSNGTLASSLFGELKLTWHQRTQIACGIARGLVYLHEECSTQIIHCDIKPQNILLDDWYNARISDFGLAKLLYVDQNQTYTAIRGTKGYVAPEWFRNMPITVKVDVYSFGVLLLEIICCRRSVDMEIGGEERAILTDWAYDCYSEGTLEALVENDEAAINDRRMLERLVMVSIWCIQEDPSLRPTMKRVLLMLEGIVEAPSPPCPFPYSYKN